A region of bacterium DNA encodes the following proteins:
- a CDS encoding Rrf2 family transcriptional regulator: MKLLTKNTDYAIRALIFLALAGGDYVSSGEISREDKIPLQFLRRILQELRKRGLVDTRGGVSGGHRLKVPPEKIRIIGLIEIFQGDIRLVDCMFRKRICHNRNKCVLRKKLLEIEKKVTSELEELTIGSLVKDIEKQEVKSV; encoded by the coding sequence TTGAAACTTCTGACCAAGAACACCGATTATGCGATCCGGGCTCTGATATTCCTGGCCCTGGCCGGGGGAGATTACGTCTCCTCCGGGGAGATTTCCCGTGAGGACAAGATTCCCCTCCAATTTTTAAGAAGGATTCTCCAGGAGTTGAGAAAGAGGGGCCTGGTGGATACCAGGGGTGGAGTTTCCGGAGGACACCGGTTGAAGGTGCCACCGGAGAAGATCAGGATCATCGGATTGATCGAGATCTTCCAGGGGGATATCCGGCTGGTGGATTGCATGTTCCGGAAACGGATCTGCCACAACCGGAACAAGTGTGTCCTCCGCAAGAAGCTCCTGGAGATCGAAAAGAAGGTCACCTCCGAGCTTGAAGAGCTGACTATCGGTTCCCTGGTGAAGGACATTGAAAAGCAGGAGGTAAAATCCGTATGA
- a CDS encoding cupin domain-containing protein, with protein MRKMLVFILVFLCSMTGYITNGGAAMNVLKEAPYQDKGMGKKKLVDEKYLLMMQAALKPGQEVPQHTANSNVHIVVIKGKVVINLAGEKITAEEGDLIPVAFGTPMNIKNLSDENATFLILKTPNPSEMTGAE; from the coding sequence ATGAGGAAAATGCTTGTTTTTATATTAGTATTTCTATGTAGCATGACGGGATACATAACGAATGGAGGAGCAGCGATGAATGTGTTGAAAGAAGCGCCGTACCAAGATAAGGGGATGGGGAAGAAGAAGCTGGTAGATGAAAAGTACCTGCTGATGATGCAGGCGGCTTTGAAACCCGGCCAGGAAGTTCCCCAACATACCGCGAACTCGAATGTTCATATCGTGGTTATCAAAGGAAAGGTGGTTATTAATTTGGCCGGAGAGAAAATCACAGCCGAAGAAGGCGACCTTATCCCCGTTGCTTTCGGGACGCCTATGAACATCAAAAACCTTTCGGATGAGAACGCGACGTTCCTGATCCTCAAGACACCGAACCCCAGCGAGATGACTGGGGCTGAGTGA
- the hcp gene encoding hydroxylamine reductase, whose protein sequence is MFCFQCQETAKNTGCTIKGVCGKPEETADLQDLLIYICKGIAVYGEKLKEKGTVDRDAGRFICEALFTTITNVAWDDDVIIDRIKEALKVRDALKEKVDSDISGELPDCATWASDDREEIVAKAMSDEVRITATENEDVRSLRWMLIIGIKGIAAYADHAAVLGHEKDEIYGFLMEALASTTRELSTDEMVGMVMKAGETAVNTMALLDEANTKAYGNPEITEVNIGVGKNPGILISGHDLKDMEELLKQTEGTGVDVYTHGEMLPANYYPAFKKYDHFVGNYGGSWWHQNKEFESFNGPIVLTTNCLIPIKKDNTYLDRLFTTGVVNYPGAKHIPNRPEGGTKDFSAVVELAKKCAPPEEIESGKIVGGFAHNQVLALADKVIDAVKSGAIKRFIVMAGCDGRQGARSYFTEVAENLPKDTVILTAGCAKYRYNKLDLGDIGGIPRVLDAGQCNDSYSLAVIALKLKEAFGLNDINELPVSYDIAWYEQKAVAVLLALLFLGVKGIRLGPTLPGFLSPSVAKVLVEKFDIKPIGTVEEDIAAMMEGK, encoded by the coding sequence ATGTTTTGTTTTCAATGTCAGGAAACGGCTAAAAACACCGGTTGCACCATTAAAGGCGTGTGCGGCAAGCCCGAGGAGACCGCCGATCTTCAGGATTTGCTCATTTACATTTGCAAGGGCATCGCGGTTTACGGGGAAAAGTTGAAGGAAAAGGGCACGGTGGACAGAGACGCCGGCCGCTTCATATGCGAAGCCCTTTTCACCACCATTACCAACGTGGCCTGGGACGATGACGTGATCATCGACCGGATCAAGGAAGCCCTGAAGGTCCGGGACGCACTCAAAGAAAAGGTCGATTCCGATATATCCGGCGAGCTTCCGGATTGCGCCACCTGGGCTTCGGACGACAGGGAAGAGATCGTGGCCAAAGCCATGTCCGATGAGGTTCGCATCACGGCCACAGAAAACGAGGATGTGCGTTCCCTGAGATGGATGCTGATCATCGGCATCAAGGGAATCGCCGCTTATGCCGACCATGCCGCGGTTCTCGGTCATGAAAAGGATGAAATCTATGGCTTTCTCATGGAGGCCCTGGCTTCCACCACCAGAGAGCTTTCAACGGATGAGATGGTCGGTATGGTCATGAAGGCCGGGGAGACCGCCGTAAACACCATGGCCCTGCTGGACGAGGCCAATACAAAAGCCTACGGCAATCCTGAGATCACCGAGGTGAATATCGGCGTGGGGAAAAATCCCGGCATCCTGATTTCCGGTCACGACCTGAAAGACATGGAGGAGCTGCTGAAACAGACCGAAGGAACAGGCGTGGATGTATATACCCACGGCGAGATGCTGCCGGCCAATTACTATCCGGCTTTCAAAAAATACGACCATTTTGTCGGCAACTACGGCGGGTCGTGGTGGCATCAGAATAAAGAGTTTGAATCTTTCAACGGCCCCATCGTCCTCACCACCAACTGCTTGATTCCGATAAAAAAGGATAACACCTATCTGGACAGGCTGTTTACCACTGGCGTGGTCAACTATCCGGGTGCCAAGCACATCCCGAACAGGCCGGAAGGCGGCACCAAGGATTTTTCCGCGGTTGTGGAACTGGCCAAGAAATGCGCGCCGCCGGAAGAGATCGAGTCAGGAAAAATCGTGGGGGGATTCGCACATAACCAGGTCCTGGCTCTGGCCGATAAGGTGATCGACGCTGTGAAATCGGGCGCCATCAAGCGCTTTATCGTCATGGCCGGGTGTGATGGTCGCCAGGGAGCCCGCAGTTACTTTACCGAGGTAGCCGAGAATCTTCCAAAAGACACGGTGATACTGACGGCCGGATGCGCCAAATACCGTTACAACAAACTGGACCTGGGTGACATCGGCGGTATCCCCCGCGTTCTGGATGCCGGCCAATGCAACGACTCCTACTCACTGGCGGTGATCGCCCTGAAGCTCAAGGAAGCGTTCGGCCTGAATGACATCAATGAATTGCCCGTCTCCTACGACATCGCCTGGTACGAGCAAAAGGCAGTGGCCGTGCTGCTGGCTCTGTTGTTCCTGGGCGTCAAGGGCATTCGCCTGGGGCCCACGCTGCCGGGTTTCCTCTCGCCCAGTGTGGCCAAAGTGCTGGTTGAGAAATTCGACATCAAGCCGATCGGCACCGTAGAGGAAGACATTGCTGCTATGATGGAAGGGAAATAA
- a CDS encoding DUF2703 domain-containing protein — MELHIRWQRLVNRQGQTCDRCGTTETAVEDAVKKLRRSLKELDIDVVLKKEPLSESAFLKDPLESNRIWIAGEAIEKWLSATSGQSKCCSTCGELDCRTITVDGKTYEAVPAELIVKAGLLAGAQLIQGESRGSCCPSAESPKQRPGCCPSSSERQK, encoded by the coding sequence ATGGAACTGCACATTCGTTGGCAACGCCTGGTAAATCGGCAGGGACAAACATGTGACCGTTGCGGAACGACCGAAACGGCGGTAGAAGACGCAGTTAAGAAACTCAGGCGTTCTTTGAAAGAGCTGGATATCGACGTCGTTCTGAAGAAAGAACCCCTTAGTGAATCCGCATTCCTTAAGGACCCGCTGGAGTCGAATCGTATCTGGATTGCAGGGGAAGCAATCGAAAAGTGGCTCTCAGCCACCAGCGGCCAAAGCAAGTGTTGTTCCACATGCGGAGAGTTGGACTGCCGAACTATAACGGTTGACGGTAAGACCTACGAGGCTGTTCCTGCCGAACTGATAGTCAAGGCAGGGTTGCTTGCCGGTGCTCAACTGATTCAAGGCGAATCCCGCGGGTCATGTTGTCCGTCTGCAGAGTCCCCAAAGCAAAGGCCTGGTTGCTGTCCGTCATCTTCTGAGCGTCAGAAATGA
- a CDS encoding Fic family protein translates to MAEPKQNNSKVMPAGYAALIERYGLDVIPNWHKSQVTTSGIHRIDLDGNVIKEVYPSKYWPGDTPGDHLEFALKYDGTNLAILAVLFHKASPEDLLEYIRSKPTGKYARRLWFLYEFLTGKTLPLDDLTTGNYVNLLEADKYYTATTVRQIRRQRINDNLPGNRRFCPMIRRTAALGIFEEADLPRRCRQVISGYSPELVKRALVYLYTKETKSSFEIEHIQPTSTRTERFVGILEMARQNDFCQKDRLIEVQNRIVDARFRDTDYRSSQNYVGETVAWQQEKIHFVAPKPEDVTGLMAGLIDAHQRMQDQGIPAVIHAAAVAYGFVFLHPFEDGNGRIHRFLIHNILARRGFTPEGVMFPVSASMSKNPADYDASLEAFSRQLMPLVKYSLDEEGRMTVHNDTVIWYRYIDMTDQAEALFRFIDQTIETELAGELEFLANYDQTKKAIQEIVDMPDRQIDLFIRFCLHNKGRLSARKRTSHFNFLTEAEIALLEQAVQSAYGSTIAGD, encoded by the coding sequence ATGGCTGAACCCAAACAGAATAATTCGAAAGTCATGCCTGCGGGTTATGCGGCACTGATCGAGCGCTACGGCCTTGATGTGATTCCTAACTGGCATAAATCACAGGTGACCACCAGTGGAATTCATCGAATAGACCTCGATGGAAATGTTATCAAGGAGGTTTACCCGTCCAAGTACTGGCCGGGGGATACGCCGGGAGACCATCTTGAATTCGCGCTGAAGTATGACGGGACGAACCTCGCGATCCTGGCAGTATTGTTTCATAAGGCAAGCCCGGAAGATCTCCTCGAATATATACGTTCCAAACCAACGGGCAAATATGCCCGGCGGCTATGGTTCCTGTACGAATTCCTGACGGGTAAAACACTACCGCTCGACGACCTTACGACAGGTAACTACGTCAATCTGCTTGAAGCAGATAAATACTATACAGCTACTACGGTCCGTCAGATTCGACGTCAGAGGATTAACGACAACTTACCAGGTAATAGACGCTTCTGCCCGATGATTCGGCGCACCGCTGCCCTTGGCATTTTTGAAGAGGCCGACTTGCCGCGGCGTTGCCGGCAGGTGATAAGCGGCTATTCTCCGGAATTGGTAAAAAGGGCGCTTGTATATCTTTATACCAAGGAGACGAAATCATCCTTCGAAATCGAACATATCCAACCTACCTCCACCCGGACCGAGCGCTTCGTAGGGATACTGGAGATGGCTCGGCAGAATGACTTCTGCCAAAAGGACCGCTTGATTGAAGTTCAAAACCGCATAGTCGATGCCCGGTTCCGCGATACCGATTACCGCTCCAGCCAGAATTATGTTGGGGAAACGGTAGCCTGGCAGCAGGAAAAAATCCACTTTGTTGCTCCAAAACCCGAAGACGTCACCGGTCTGATGGCGGGTCTGATCGATGCCCACCAACGGATGCAGGATCAGGGGATACCAGCGGTTATTCACGCCGCTGCCGTCGCTTATGGATTTGTTTTTCTCCACCCGTTCGAGGATGGCAATGGCCGTATCCACCGGTTTTTGATTCACAACATACTTGCCCGAAGAGGCTTCACTCCAGAAGGAGTAATGTTTCCCGTTTCTGCGTCCATGTCGAAAAACCCCGCCGACTACGATGCCTCTCTGGAAGCGTTCTCCCGGCAGCTGATGCCTTTGGTCAAATATTCTTTAGATGAAGAAGGGCGGATGACCGTTCACAACGATACGGTCATCTGGTACCGATATATCGACATGACGGACCAGGCTGAGGCGCTTTTCCGCTTCATAGATCAGACCATAGAAACCGAACTTGCCGGTGAATTGGAATTTCTGGCTAATTACGATCAGACCAAGAAAGCCATCCAGGAGATCGTGGATATGCCCGACCGGCAAATCGATCTATTTATTCGCTTCTGTCTACACAACAAGGGAAGACTCTCCGCCCGGAAACGGACGAGTCACTTCAATTTTCTTACGGAGGCAGAAATCGCTTTGCTTGAACAGGCAGTCCAATCCGCCTACGGAAGCACTATTGCCGGTGATTGA